Proteins found in one Nymphalis io chromosome 4, ilAglIoxx1.1, whole genome shotgun sequence genomic segment:
- the LOC126768178 gene encoding 97 kDa heat shock protein isoform X2 — protein MAAMSVIGIDFGNESCYIAVAKAGGIETITNDYSLRGTPSCVAFSPKNRILGVAAKNQMVTNMKNTVFGFKRLLGRKYSDPHVQKELKHFPFKVEQRTDGGIGIRVNYLGEDNVFSPEQITAMLFTKLKDVAATALQTQVNDCVISVPSYFTNAERNALLDAATIAGLNVLRLMNETSATALAYGIYKQDLPAPEEKPRNVVFVDFGHSSLQVAACAFNKGKLRVLATSTDPFCGGRDIDMALAEYFCQDFMTRYKLDARKNQRAFLRLLQEVEKIKKQMSANSTRLPLNIECFMEERDVTGEMQRPQMEQICTETFNRVERTLRGILHNAKLRPEDINSVEIVGGSTRIPAVKNLIEQVFGKQASTTLNQDEAVSRGCALQCAMLSPAVRVREFNVTDAQPYAVRLAWDAARGEDGDMEVFPAFHAAPFSKMLTFYRKEPFSVSAYYSDQVPYPDSFIGQWNIKDVQATAEGESQKVKLKVRVNIHGIVTVASASLVEKKQDSSPNENVEMENSNDNAQGTQDAPMETNGGSQEQQQQQNGPDNQEVREDEMKGEPQQKQSWTQRVGQWFSGDKSKDKSKKVLVKTIELPIDARTHGYAQHDLNAYMEQEGKMQAQDRQEKERADARNALEEYVYELRGKLSEGEILHDFVAEEQRQRLVNQLDSLEQWLYDEGEDQNRQVYSDKLGELRTEGEPIKQRRLEFELRPGALDDYALAIQLTNKAVDLYRSGDAKYAHLTEADIQKVVDAAKNALTWLENARQALAHAPRHLPPPHTTHQIRQERQTFENTVNPILNKLKPKEKTPPPANPTAGDGQPADASSQEQMDVE, from the exons ATGGCCGCAATGTCAGTCATAGGTATTGATTTCGGAAACGAATCGTGTTATATAGCTGTTGCAAAAGCAGGTGGGATTGAGACAATAACTAACGATTACAGTCTTAGGGGTACAcc GTCATGTGTTGCATTTTCACCAAAGAACCGAATATTAGGTGTAGCAGCCAAAAACCAAATGGTAACAAATATGAAAAACACTGTATTTGGTTTTAAAAGACTTTTAGGTAGGAAATATTCAGATCCACATGTGCAAAAAGAGCTGAAACACTTCCCATTCAAGGTTGAACAGAGAACTGATGGTGGAATTGGCATTAGGGTCAACTATCTTGGTGAAGATAATGTATTTAGCCCAGAGCAG attACAGCAATGCTGTTCACAAAGTTGAAAGATGTAGCTGCTACTGCATTACAAACTCAGGTTAATGATTGTGTCATATCAGTACCTAGTTACTTTACTAATGCAGAGAGGAATGCTTTATTAGATGCTGCAACAATTGCAG GTCTCAATGTATTACGTCTTATGAATGAGACCTCTGCAACTGCACTTGCCTATGGTATTTACAAACAAGATTTACCTGCACCTGAAGAAAAACCTCGAAATGTAGTTTTTGTTGACTTTGGTCACAGTTCCCTTCAG GTGGCAGCATGTGCTTTTAATAAGGGTAAATTAAGGGTGCTAGCCACTTCAACAGACCCTTTCTGTGGTGGAAGAGACATTGACATGGCATTAGCTGAATATTTCTGTCAAGATTTTATGACTAGATATAAACTCGATGCCAGGAAAAATCAAAG AGCTTTCCTTCGGCTTTTACAAGAAGTAGAAAAAATTAAGAAGCAAATGTCTGCAAATAGCACTCGTCTGCCTTTGAACATTGAATGCTTTATGGAGGAACGTGATGTTACTGGGGAAATGCAACGTCCTCAGATGGAACAAATATGTACTGAGACTTTCAATAGGGTCGAAAGGACATTAAGAGGCATTTTGCATAATGCCA AATTGAGACCTGAAGATATAAACTCAGTGGAAATTGTAGGGGGTTCTACAAGGATTCCTGCAGTTAAAAATTTGATTGAACAAGTTTTTGGCAAGCAAGCATCAACAACACTTAACCAA gATGAAGCTGTATCCCGTGGTTGCGCATTGCAATGCGCGATGTTGAGCCCCGCCGTACGCGTGCGGGAGTTCAACGTGACCGACGCGCAGCCCTACGCCGTGCGTCTCGCCTGGGACGCTGCAAGAGGAGAGGATGGTGACATGGaa gTTTTTCCAGCATTCCATGCCGCACCATTTTCCAAGATGCTTACTTTCTATAGAAAAGAACCATTTTCAGTTAGTGCTTACTATTCCGATCAAGTGCCCTATCCTGATTCTTTCATTG GACAATGGAACATTAAAGATGTTCAAGCAACAGCTGAAGGGGAGTCACAGAAAGTTAAACTTAAAGTACGAGTAAACATTCACGGAATAGTCACGGTTGCTTCTGCATCTTTAGTGGAGAAGAAGCAAGATTCTTCTCCAAATGAAAATGTCGAGATGGAAAATTCCAATGACAACGCGCAGGGCACTCAAGACGCCCCGATGGAGACTAACGGTGGTTCCCaagaacaacaacaacaacaaaacggGCCCGATAACCAAGAGGTGAGAGAGGATGAAATGAAAGGAGAGCCGCAACAAAAACAATCGTGGACACAGAGAGTAGGACAGTGGTTCAGCGGG GATAAATCGAAAGATAAATCCAAGAAGGTTCTTGTAAAAACTATTGAATTACCTATAGATGCACGAACTCATGGATATGCTCAGCATGACCTGAATGCTTACATGGAGCAAGAG GGTAAAATGCAAGCTCAAGATCGCCAAGAAAAAGAACGTGCGGACGCACGTAACGCTCTTGAAGAATATGTTTATGAACTTCGTGGAAAGCTGTCTGAGGGTGAGATTCTGCATGACTTCGTAGCTGAAGAGCAACGTCAACGACTCGTCAACCAACTTGATTCACTGGAACAGTGGCTGTATGATGAAGGCGAGGATCAAAATCGACAA GTTTACAGTGATAAATTGGGAGAATTGCGAACAGAAGGGGAACCCATAAAACAACGGCGACTTGAATTTGAACTTCGCCCCGGAGCTCTAGACGACTACGCTCTCGCTATTCAATTAACTAACAAGGCAGTTGACTTATATAG ATCTGGTGATGCAAAGTACGCGCACCTGACCGAAGCCGACATTCAGAAAGTTGTGGATGCTGCTAAAAACGCGCTGACGTGGTTGGAGAACGCCCGACAGGCATTGGCCCACGCGCCCCGACACTTGCCGCCGCCGCATACCACGCACCAAATTCGACAGGAGAGACAG actTTCGAAAATACGGTAAACCCTATTTTAAACAAACTCAAGCCTAAAGAGAAGACTCCACCACCAGCTAATCCCACCGCGGGCGACGGCCAGCCAGCCGACGCATCATCGCAGGAACAAATGGATGTTGAATGA
- the LOC126768178 gene encoding 97 kDa heat shock protein isoform X4: MAAMSVIGIDFGNESCYIAVAKAGGIETITNDYSLRGTPSCVAFSPKNRILGVAAKNQMVTNMKNTVFGFKRLLGRKYSDPHVQKELKHFPFKVEQRTDGGIGIRVNYLGEDNVFSPEQITAMLFTKLKDVAATALQTQVNDCVISVPSYFTNAERNALLDAATIAGLNVLRLMNETSATALAYGIYKQDLPAPEEKPRNVVFVDFGHSSLQVAACAFNKGKLRVLATSTDPFCGGRDIDMALAEYFCQDFMTRYKLDARKNQRAFLRLLQEVEKIKKQMSANSTRLPLNIECFMEERDVTGEMQRPQMEQICTETFNRVERTLRGILHNAKLRPEDINSVEIVGGSTRIPAVKNLIEQVFGKQASTTLNQDEAVSRGCALQCAMLSPAVRVREFNVTDAQPYAVRLAWDAARGEDGDMEVFPAFHAAPFSKMLTFYRKEPFSVSAYYSDQVPYPDSFIGQWNIKDVQATAEGESQKVKLKVRVNIHGIVTVASASLVEKKQDSSPNENVEMENSNDNAQGTQDAPMETNGGSQEQQQQQNGPDNQEDKSKDKSKKVLVKTIELPIDARTHGYAQHDLNAYMEQEGKMQAQDRQEKERADARNALEEYVYELRGKLSEGEILHDFVAEEQRQRLVNQLDSLEQWLYDEGEDQNRQVYSDKLGELRTEGEPIKQRRLEFELRPGALDDYALAIQLTNKAVDLYRSGDAKYAHLTEADIQKVVDAAKNALTWLENARQALAHAPRHLPPPHTTHQIRQERQTFENTVNPILNKLKPKEKTPPPANPTAGDGQPADASSQEQMDVE; encoded by the exons ATGGCCGCAATGTCAGTCATAGGTATTGATTTCGGAAACGAATCGTGTTATATAGCTGTTGCAAAAGCAGGTGGGATTGAGACAATAACTAACGATTACAGTCTTAGGGGTACAcc GTCATGTGTTGCATTTTCACCAAAGAACCGAATATTAGGTGTAGCAGCCAAAAACCAAATGGTAACAAATATGAAAAACACTGTATTTGGTTTTAAAAGACTTTTAGGTAGGAAATATTCAGATCCACATGTGCAAAAAGAGCTGAAACACTTCCCATTCAAGGTTGAACAGAGAACTGATGGTGGAATTGGCATTAGGGTCAACTATCTTGGTGAAGATAATGTATTTAGCCCAGAGCAG attACAGCAATGCTGTTCACAAAGTTGAAAGATGTAGCTGCTACTGCATTACAAACTCAGGTTAATGATTGTGTCATATCAGTACCTAGTTACTTTACTAATGCAGAGAGGAATGCTTTATTAGATGCTGCAACAATTGCAG GTCTCAATGTATTACGTCTTATGAATGAGACCTCTGCAACTGCACTTGCCTATGGTATTTACAAACAAGATTTACCTGCACCTGAAGAAAAACCTCGAAATGTAGTTTTTGTTGACTTTGGTCACAGTTCCCTTCAG GTGGCAGCATGTGCTTTTAATAAGGGTAAATTAAGGGTGCTAGCCACTTCAACAGACCCTTTCTGTGGTGGAAGAGACATTGACATGGCATTAGCTGAATATTTCTGTCAAGATTTTATGACTAGATATAAACTCGATGCCAGGAAAAATCAAAG AGCTTTCCTTCGGCTTTTACAAGAAGTAGAAAAAATTAAGAAGCAAATGTCTGCAAATAGCACTCGTCTGCCTTTGAACATTGAATGCTTTATGGAGGAACGTGATGTTACTGGGGAAATGCAACGTCCTCAGATGGAACAAATATGTACTGAGACTTTCAATAGGGTCGAAAGGACATTAAGAGGCATTTTGCATAATGCCA AATTGAGACCTGAAGATATAAACTCAGTGGAAATTGTAGGGGGTTCTACAAGGATTCCTGCAGTTAAAAATTTGATTGAACAAGTTTTTGGCAAGCAAGCATCAACAACACTTAACCAA gATGAAGCTGTATCCCGTGGTTGCGCATTGCAATGCGCGATGTTGAGCCCCGCCGTACGCGTGCGGGAGTTCAACGTGACCGACGCGCAGCCCTACGCCGTGCGTCTCGCCTGGGACGCTGCAAGAGGAGAGGATGGTGACATGGaa gTTTTTCCAGCATTCCATGCCGCACCATTTTCCAAGATGCTTACTTTCTATAGAAAAGAACCATTTTCAGTTAGTGCTTACTATTCCGATCAAGTGCCCTATCCTGATTCTTTCATTG GACAATGGAACATTAAAGATGTTCAAGCAACAGCTGAAGGGGAGTCACAGAAAGTTAAACTTAAAGTACGAGTAAACATTCACGGAATAGTCACGGTTGCTTCTGCATCTTTAGTGGAGAAGAAGCAAGATTCTTCTCCAAATGAAAATGTCGAGATGGAAAATTCCAATGACAACGCGCAGGGCACTCAAGACGCCCCGATGGAGACTAACGGTGGTTCCCaagaacaacaacaacaacaaaacggGCCCGATAACCAAGAG GATAAATCGAAAGATAAATCCAAGAAGGTTCTTGTAAAAACTATTGAATTACCTATAGATGCACGAACTCATGGATATGCTCAGCATGACCTGAATGCTTACATGGAGCAAGAG GGTAAAATGCAAGCTCAAGATCGCCAAGAAAAAGAACGTGCGGACGCACGTAACGCTCTTGAAGAATATGTTTATGAACTTCGTGGAAAGCTGTCTGAGGGTGAGATTCTGCATGACTTCGTAGCTGAAGAGCAACGTCAACGACTCGTCAACCAACTTGATTCACTGGAACAGTGGCTGTATGATGAAGGCGAGGATCAAAATCGACAA GTTTACAGTGATAAATTGGGAGAATTGCGAACAGAAGGGGAACCCATAAAACAACGGCGACTTGAATTTGAACTTCGCCCCGGAGCTCTAGACGACTACGCTCTCGCTATTCAATTAACTAACAAGGCAGTTGACTTATATAG ATCTGGTGATGCAAAGTACGCGCACCTGACCGAAGCCGACATTCAGAAAGTTGTGGATGCTGCTAAAAACGCGCTGACGTGGTTGGAGAACGCCCGACAGGCATTGGCCCACGCGCCCCGACACTTGCCGCCGCCGCATACCACGCACCAAATTCGACAGGAGAGACAG actTTCGAAAATACGGTAAACCCTATTTTAAACAAACTCAAGCCTAAAGAGAAGACTCCACCACCAGCTAATCCCACCGCGGGCGACGGCCAGCCAGCCGACGCATCATCGCAGGAACAAATGGATGTTGAATGA
- the LOC126768178 gene encoding 97 kDa heat shock protein isoform X3 yields the protein MAAMSVIGIDFGNESCYIAVAKAGGIETITNDYSLRGTPSCVAFSPKNRILGVAAKNQMVTNMKNTVFGFKRLLGRKYSDPHVQKELKHFPFKVEQRTDGGIGIRVNYLGEDNVFSPEQITAMLFTKLKDVAATALQTQVNDCVISVPSYFTNAERNALLDAATIAGLNVLRLMNETSATALAYGIYKQDLPAPEEKPRNVVFVDFGHSSLQVAACAFNKGKLRVLATSTDPFCGGRDIDMALAEYFCQDFMTRYKLDARKNQRAFLRLLQEVEKIKKQMSANSTRLPLNIECFMEERDVTGEMQRPQMEQICTETFNRVERTLRGILHNAKLRPEDINSVEIVGGSTRIPAVKNLIEQVFGKQASTTLNQDEAVSRGCALQCAMLSPAVRVREFNVTDAQPYAVRLAWDAARGEDGDMEVFPAFHAAPFSKMLTFYRKEPFSVSAYYSDQVPYPDSFIGQWNIKDVQATAEGESQKVKLKVRVNIHGIVTVASASLVEKKQDSSPNENVEMENSNDNAQGTQDAPMETNGGSQEQQQQQNGPDNQEENNDDKKDKSKDKSKKVLVKTIELPIDARTHGYAQHDLNAYMEQEGKMQAQDRQEKERADARNALEEYVYELRGKLSEGEILHDFVAEEQRQRLVNQLDSLEQWLYDEGEDQNRQVYSDKLGELRTEGEPIKQRRLEFELRPGALDDYALAIQLTNKAVDLYRSGDAKYAHLTEADIQKVVDAAKNALTWLENARQALAHAPRHLPPPHTTHQIRQERQTFENTVNPILNKLKPKEKTPPPANPTAGDGQPADASSQEQMDVE from the exons ATGGCCGCAATGTCAGTCATAGGTATTGATTTCGGAAACGAATCGTGTTATATAGCTGTTGCAAAAGCAGGTGGGATTGAGACAATAACTAACGATTACAGTCTTAGGGGTACAcc GTCATGTGTTGCATTTTCACCAAAGAACCGAATATTAGGTGTAGCAGCCAAAAACCAAATGGTAACAAATATGAAAAACACTGTATTTGGTTTTAAAAGACTTTTAGGTAGGAAATATTCAGATCCACATGTGCAAAAAGAGCTGAAACACTTCCCATTCAAGGTTGAACAGAGAACTGATGGTGGAATTGGCATTAGGGTCAACTATCTTGGTGAAGATAATGTATTTAGCCCAGAGCAG attACAGCAATGCTGTTCACAAAGTTGAAAGATGTAGCTGCTACTGCATTACAAACTCAGGTTAATGATTGTGTCATATCAGTACCTAGTTACTTTACTAATGCAGAGAGGAATGCTTTATTAGATGCTGCAACAATTGCAG GTCTCAATGTATTACGTCTTATGAATGAGACCTCTGCAACTGCACTTGCCTATGGTATTTACAAACAAGATTTACCTGCACCTGAAGAAAAACCTCGAAATGTAGTTTTTGTTGACTTTGGTCACAGTTCCCTTCAG GTGGCAGCATGTGCTTTTAATAAGGGTAAATTAAGGGTGCTAGCCACTTCAACAGACCCTTTCTGTGGTGGAAGAGACATTGACATGGCATTAGCTGAATATTTCTGTCAAGATTTTATGACTAGATATAAACTCGATGCCAGGAAAAATCAAAG AGCTTTCCTTCGGCTTTTACAAGAAGTAGAAAAAATTAAGAAGCAAATGTCTGCAAATAGCACTCGTCTGCCTTTGAACATTGAATGCTTTATGGAGGAACGTGATGTTACTGGGGAAATGCAACGTCCTCAGATGGAACAAATATGTACTGAGACTTTCAATAGGGTCGAAAGGACATTAAGAGGCATTTTGCATAATGCCA AATTGAGACCTGAAGATATAAACTCAGTGGAAATTGTAGGGGGTTCTACAAGGATTCCTGCAGTTAAAAATTTGATTGAACAAGTTTTTGGCAAGCAAGCATCAACAACACTTAACCAA gATGAAGCTGTATCCCGTGGTTGCGCATTGCAATGCGCGATGTTGAGCCCCGCCGTACGCGTGCGGGAGTTCAACGTGACCGACGCGCAGCCCTACGCCGTGCGTCTCGCCTGGGACGCTGCAAGAGGAGAGGATGGTGACATGGaa gTTTTTCCAGCATTCCATGCCGCACCATTTTCCAAGATGCTTACTTTCTATAGAAAAGAACCATTTTCAGTTAGTGCTTACTATTCCGATCAAGTGCCCTATCCTGATTCTTTCATTG GACAATGGAACATTAAAGATGTTCAAGCAACAGCTGAAGGGGAGTCACAGAAAGTTAAACTTAAAGTACGAGTAAACATTCACGGAATAGTCACGGTTGCTTCTGCATCTTTAGTGGAGAAGAAGCAAGATTCTTCTCCAAATGAAAATGTCGAGATGGAAAATTCCAATGACAACGCGCAGGGCACTCAAGACGCCCCGATGGAGACTAACGGTGGTTCCCaagaacaacaacaacaacaaaacggGCCCGATAACCAAGAG gaaaacAATGATGACAAAAAGGATAAATCGAAAGATAAATCCAAGAAGGTTCTTGTAAAAACTATTGAATTACCTATAGATGCACGAACTCATGGATATGCTCAGCATGACCTGAATGCTTACATGGAGCAAGAG GGTAAAATGCAAGCTCAAGATCGCCAAGAAAAAGAACGTGCGGACGCACGTAACGCTCTTGAAGAATATGTTTATGAACTTCGTGGAAAGCTGTCTGAGGGTGAGATTCTGCATGACTTCGTAGCTGAAGAGCAACGTCAACGACTCGTCAACCAACTTGATTCACTGGAACAGTGGCTGTATGATGAAGGCGAGGATCAAAATCGACAA GTTTACAGTGATAAATTGGGAGAATTGCGAACAGAAGGGGAACCCATAAAACAACGGCGACTTGAATTTGAACTTCGCCCCGGAGCTCTAGACGACTACGCTCTCGCTATTCAATTAACTAACAAGGCAGTTGACTTATATAG ATCTGGTGATGCAAAGTACGCGCACCTGACCGAAGCCGACATTCAGAAAGTTGTGGATGCTGCTAAAAACGCGCTGACGTGGTTGGAGAACGCCCGACAGGCATTGGCCCACGCGCCCCGACACTTGCCGCCGCCGCATACCACGCACCAAATTCGACAGGAGAGACAG actTTCGAAAATACGGTAAACCCTATTTTAAACAAACTCAAGCCTAAAGAGAAGACTCCACCACCAGCTAATCCCACCGCGGGCGACGGCCAGCCAGCCGACGCATCATCGCAGGAACAAATGGATGTTGAATGA
- the LOC126768178 gene encoding 97 kDa heat shock protein isoform X1, which produces MAAMSVIGIDFGNESCYIAVAKAGGIETITNDYSLRGTPSCVAFSPKNRILGVAAKNQMVTNMKNTVFGFKRLLGRKYSDPHVQKELKHFPFKVEQRTDGGIGIRVNYLGEDNVFSPEQITAMLFTKLKDVAATALQTQVNDCVISVPSYFTNAERNALLDAATIAGLNVLRLMNETSATALAYGIYKQDLPAPEEKPRNVVFVDFGHSSLQVAACAFNKGKLRVLATSTDPFCGGRDIDMALAEYFCQDFMTRYKLDARKNQRAFLRLLQEVEKIKKQMSANSTRLPLNIECFMEERDVTGEMQRPQMEQICTETFNRVERTLRGILHNAKLRPEDINSVEIVGGSTRIPAVKNLIEQVFGKQASTTLNQDEAVSRGCALQCAMLSPAVRVREFNVTDAQPYAVRLAWDAARGEDGDMEVFPAFHAAPFSKMLTFYRKEPFSVSAYYSDQVPYPDSFIGQWNIKDVQATAEGESQKVKLKVRVNIHGIVTVASASLVEKKQDSSPNENVEMENSNDNAQGTQDAPMETNGGSQEQQQQQNGPDNQEVREDEMKGEPQQKQSWTQRVGQWFSGENNDDKKDKSKDKSKKVLVKTIELPIDARTHGYAQHDLNAYMEQEGKMQAQDRQEKERADARNALEEYVYELRGKLSEGEILHDFVAEEQRQRLVNQLDSLEQWLYDEGEDQNRQVYSDKLGELRTEGEPIKQRRLEFELRPGALDDYALAIQLTNKAVDLYRSGDAKYAHLTEADIQKVVDAAKNALTWLENARQALAHAPRHLPPPHTTHQIRQERQTFENTVNPILNKLKPKEKTPPPANPTAGDGQPADASSQEQMDVE; this is translated from the exons ATGGCCGCAATGTCAGTCATAGGTATTGATTTCGGAAACGAATCGTGTTATATAGCTGTTGCAAAAGCAGGTGGGATTGAGACAATAACTAACGATTACAGTCTTAGGGGTACAcc GTCATGTGTTGCATTTTCACCAAAGAACCGAATATTAGGTGTAGCAGCCAAAAACCAAATGGTAACAAATATGAAAAACACTGTATTTGGTTTTAAAAGACTTTTAGGTAGGAAATATTCAGATCCACATGTGCAAAAAGAGCTGAAACACTTCCCATTCAAGGTTGAACAGAGAACTGATGGTGGAATTGGCATTAGGGTCAACTATCTTGGTGAAGATAATGTATTTAGCCCAGAGCAG attACAGCAATGCTGTTCACAAAGTTGAAAGATGTAGCTGCTACTGCATTACAAACTCAGGTTAATGATTGTGTCATATCAGTACCTAGTTACTTTACTAATGCAGAGAGGAATGCTTTATTAGATGCTGCAACAATTGCAG GTCTCAATGTATTACGTCTTATGAATGAGACCTCTGCAACTGCACTTGCCTATGGTATTTACAAACAAGATTTACCTGCACCTGAAGAAAAACCTCGAAATGTAGTTTTTGTTGACTTTGGTCACAGTTCCCTTCAG GTGGCAGCATGTGCTTTTAATAAGGGTAAATTAAGGGTGCTAGCCACTTCAACAGACCCTTTCTGTGGTGGAAGAGACATTGACATGGCATTAGCTGAATATTTCTGTCAAGATTTTATGACTAGATATAAACTCGATGCCAGGAAAAATCAAAG AGCTTTCCTTCGGCTTTTACAAGAAGTAGAAAAAATTAAGAAGCAAATGTCTGCAAATAGCACTCGTCTGCCTTTGAACATTGAATGCTTTATGGAGGAACGTGATGTTACTGGGGAAATGCAACGTCCTCAGATGGAACAAATATGTACTGAGACTTTCAATAGGGTCGAAAGGACATTAAGAGGCATTTTGCATAATGCCA AATTGAGACCTGAAGATATAAACTCAGTGGAAATTGTAGGGGGTTCTACAAGGATTCCTGCAGTTAAAAATTTGATTGAACAAGTTTTTGGCAAGCAAGCATCAACAACACTTAACCAA gATGAAGCTGTATCCCGTGGTTGCGCATTGCAATGCGCGATGTTGAGCCCCGCCGTACGCGTGCGGGAGTTCAACGTGACCGACGCGCAGCCCTACGCCGTGCGTCTCGCCTGGGACGCTGCAAGAGGAGAGGATGGTGACATGGaa gTTTTTCCAGCATTCCATGCCGCACCATTTTCCAAGATGCTTACTTTCTATAGAAAAGAACCATTTTCAGTTAGTGCTTACTATTCCGATCAAGTGCCCTATCCTGATTCTTTCATTG GACAATGGAACATTAAAGATGTTCAAGCAACAGCTGAAGGGGAGTCACAGAAAGTTAAACTTAAAGTACGAGTAAACATTCACGGAATAGTCACGGTTGCTTCTGCATCTTTAGTGGAGAAGAAGCAAGATTCTTCTCCAAATGAAAATGTCGAGATGGAAAATTCCAATGACAACGCGCAGGGCACTCAAGACGCCCCGATGGAGACTAACGGTGGTTCCCaagaacaacaacaacaacaaaacggGCCCGATAACCAAGAGGTGAGAGAGGATGAAATGAAAGGAGAGCCGCAACAAAAACAATCGTGGACACAGAGAGTAGGACAGTGGTTCAGCGGG gaaaacAATGATGACAAAAAGGATAAATCGAAAGATAAATCCAAGAAGGTTCTTGTAAAAACTATTGAATTACCTATAGATGCACGAACTCATGGATATGCTCAGCATGACCTGAATGCTTACATGGAGCAAGAG GGTAAAATGCAAGCTCAAGATCGCCAAGAAAAAGAACGTGCGGACGCACGTAACGCTCTTGAAGAATATGTTTATGAACTTCGTGGAAAGCTGTCTGAGGGTGAGATTCTGCATGACTTCGTAGCTGAAGAGCAACGTCAACGACTCGTCAACCAACTTGATTCACTGGAACAGTGGCTGTATGATGAAGGCGAGGATCAAAATCGACAA GTTTACAGTGATAAATTGGGAGAATTGCGAACAGAAGGGGAACCCATAAAACAACGGCGACTTGAATTTGAACTTCGCCCCGGAGCTCTAGACGACTACGCTCTCGCTATTCAATTAACTAACAAGGCAGTTGACTTATATAG ATCTGGTGATGCAAAGTACGCGCACCTGACCGAAGCCGACATTCAGAAAGTTGTGGATGCTGCTAAAAACGCGCTGACGTGGTTGGAGAACGCCCGACAGGCATTGGCCCACGCGCCCCGACACTTGCCGCCGCCGCATACCACGCACCAAATTCGACAGGAGAGACAG actTTCGAAAATACGGTAAACCCTATTTTAAACAAACTCAAGCCTAAAGAGAAGACTCCACCACCAGCTAATCCCACCGCGGGCGACGGCCAGCCAGCCGACGCATCATCGCAGGAACAAATGGATGTTGAATGA